In bacterium, the following proteins share a genomic window:
- a CDS encoding PD-(D/E)XK nuclease family protein, whose amino-acid sequence MAEFTPNIFITNLAAVCREHLLAEKWLLAPNLRVGNQWIDQVARSGQPAVNLRVLPFRSLVLELSGAEAGKLLSGRGCEILVSRVLLDLRERGPRYFTTIEPYPSLIRILASSVGDLRAAGISGKDLLDTDTRSSPKMEELADLLGGYEAGLTAGGFVDHGGLLTEVTKHLQSGKMSWPEERLLLVPDNLEPGKPEGKLLDLLPAVTIKGLKPEKPSKNTALTDLDRLAWMDLPGEAPPSTGDGTLEILGCAGEVNEIRLALRRCLSKGLRLDTVEVLYTDRTTYLPLLFEVLSRHFGIETGDLDSLPATFSEGIPVCYSRPGRAFGAWALWAMEGYPVHGLAGMIREGLLSLDGVSTQDVRAKAADLLTGLTAGPETGGTLEALKNAIVLREERFRDRLPDIGARYDENGEERSGRLKDGSVLPALAKLIEILQGCTPGPEDALPAVLDAALAFLGKAVRTAGELDEYAKTALVQDVGDARRLIEELGHTPGGVPFGWITSLIAQVRVAGSGPRPGRIHAAPLSDGGHSGRPHIIVVGLDDSRFPGSDRQEPVLLDREREGLSELLRLSGEDLSRREGLLAQLAARVTGILTLTCSLRDLLDDRETWPAAPLVKAFRILKDPLADQEDLLAHLSPPAGFIDPANPVTLDAAEWWTERFTAPESIPDAMGAFTGRFPHMVGGLAAASGRRSGALTPWDGLVGSLPPELDILSSSGPPASANRLQALGSCPLRYFFRYILDIEKVDEEPPQPGQWLTPSDRGSVLHDLFHIYIARLIKNRLTPDFERDHGELEEILDGLLSEHEKTAPPPSNHVRDHERAQMAESARIFLREEDLFTAEHEPLYAEASIGLPSTDLPTELDHPEPVAVALDAHRRIRVRGRIDRIDRRRSDGRFVITDYKSGGSGWYTDKDRFHEGRLVQHLLYILMVEARLKETLALAPQVAAFRFLFPTSAAQGEAVLLARDELTDRMDVLHSLCDLAGSGCFTPTDHSNDCRWCDYTLICGDTVFQAKGIARKLDGDDERLDPLRKLRGYI is encoded by the coding sequence ATGGCTGAATTCACTCCAAATATCTTTATTACCAACCTCGCCGCCGTCTGCCGGGAGCATCTGCTCGCCGAAAAGTGGCTCCTGGCGCCCAACCTCCGGGTTGGCAACCAGTGGATCGACCAGGTCGCCCGCTCCGGGCAGCCGGCGGTGAACCTGCGTGTTTTGCCCTTTCGAAGCCTCGTGCTGGAGCTTTCCGGTGCGGAGGCAGGCAAGCTCCTGTCCGGGCGCGGCTGCGAGATCCTGGTGTCACGCGTCCTCCTGGATCTGCGTGAACGGGGTCCGCGCTACTTCACCACCATCGAACCCTACCCGTCCCTCATCAGGATCCTGGCAAGCTCTGTTGGTGATTTAAGGGCGGCGGGGATCTCGGGCAAGGACCTTCTGGACACGGATACACGGTCATCTCCCAAGATGGAGGAGCTGGCGGACCTGCTGGGAGGTTACGAAGCAGGGCTTACTGCCGGCGGGTTCGTGGACCACGGGGGACTGCTCACCGAGGTCACAAAGCACCTGCAGTCCGGGAAGATGTCCTGGCCCGAAGAAAGGCTGCTGCTCGTACCGGACAACCTGGAGCCGGGCAAACCGGAGGGCAAACTCCTGGACCTCCTTCCTGCCGTAACGATCAAAGGCCTCAAGCCTGAAAAACCTTCGAAGAACACAGCGCTCACCGATCTTGATCGCCTGGCCTGGATGGACCTGCCGGGCGAAGCTCCTCCTTCCACAGGGGACGGGACCCTGGAGATACTGGGTTGTGCGGGGGAGGTCAACGAAATTCGCCTCGCCCTGCGCCGCTGCCTGAGCAAGGGACTGCGCCTTGATACCGTGGAGGTCCTGTACACCGATCGCACCACTTACCTTCCCCTCCTCTTCGAGGTCCTCTCGCGGCATTTCGGCATCGAGACAGGGGACCTCGACAGCCTTCCGGCAACCTTCTCCGAGGGCATCCCGGTGTGCTATTCCCGGCCCGGCCGGGCCTTTGGCGCCTGGGCTCTCTGGGCCATGGAAGGATACCCGGTCCATGGGCTCGCCGGGATGATCCGGGAGGGGCTCCTCTCTTTAGACGGCGTCAGCACCCAGGACGTCCGGGCGAAAGCTGCCGACCTCCTCACCGGGCTGACGGCAGGACCGGAAACCGGGGGGACCCTGGAAGCGCTGAAAAATGCTATTGTCTTAAGGGAAGAGCGCTTTAGAGATCGTCTGCCGGATATCGGGGCCCGCTACGACGAGAACGGTGAAGAGCGATCCGGGCGCCTGAAGGACGGCTCGGTCCTGCCGGCCCTGGCCAAGCTTATCGAGATCCTTCAAGGGTGCACACCGGGCCCGGAAGATGCGCTGCCGGCCGTCCTCGACGCCGCCCTTGCTTTTCTTGGCAAAGCGGTCAGGACAGCCGGGGAGCTCGATGAATATGCGAAGACCGCCCTGGTCCAGGACGTTGGCGACGCCCGCCGCCTCATCGAGGAGCTTGGCCACACACCCGGCGGTGTACCTTTCGGGTGGATCACATCCCTCATTGCCCAGGTGCGCGTAGCCGGAAGCGGACCGCGGCCCGGGCGGATCCACGCGGCGCCCCTATCCGATGGCGGCCACTCCGGGCGCCCCCACATTATCGTTGTGGGCCTCGACGACAGCCGTTTCCCCGGTTCGGACCGGCAGGAGCCGGTGCTGCTCGACAGGGAGAGGGAGGGTCTGTCGGAACTTTTGCGTCTTTCCGGCGAGGACCTCAGCCGCCGGGAAGGGCTCCTGGCTCAGCTGGCCGCCCGGGTCACGGGCATATTGACCCTGACCTGCAGCCTCAGGGATCTGCTGGACGACCGCGAGACCTGGCCCGCCGCGCCCCTGGTCAAGGCGTTCCGGATACTGAAAGATCCCCTGGCCGACCAGGAGGACCTCCTGGCGCACCTGTCGCCCCCGGCCGGCTTTATCGATCCTGCAAACCCCGTCACCCTGGATGCAGCCGAGTGGTGGACCGAAAGGTTCACCGCACCCGAAAGCATTCCTGACGCCATGGGCGCTTTTACCGGCCGTTTTCCCCATATGGTGGGGGGCCTGGCGGCAGCCAGCGGCAGGCGCAGTGGGGCACTCACCCCGTGGGACGGCCTCGTGGGCTCTCTGCCCCCCGAACTTGATATCCTCTCATCAAGCGGCCCGCCCGCCTCCGCCAACCGCCTGCAGGCCCTGGGATCGTGTCCCCTTCGCTACTTTTTTCGCTACATCCTGGACATCGAGAAGGTGGACGAGGAACCTCCCCAGCCGGGGCAGTGGCTCACCCCGTCCGATCGGGGAAGCGTTCTCCACGACCTTTTCCACATCTACATCGCCCGTCTCATAAAGAACAGGTTGACGCCTGACTTTGAGCGTGACCACGGCGAGCTCGAGGAAATACTGGACGGCCTTTTAAGCGAGCATGAGAAGACCGCACCGCCCCCATCGAACCACGTCCGGGATCACGAGCGGGCGCAAATGGCCGAATCGGCCCGTATTTTCTTAAGGGAGGAAGATCTCTTCACCGCGGAGCATGAACCCCTTTACGCCGAGGCGTCCATCGGGCTCCCCTCCACGGACCTGCCCACCGAACTCGACCACCCCGAGCCGGTTGCGGTGGCCCTGGATGCCCACAGGCGCATCAGGGTCCGGGGCCGCATCGACCGCATCGACCGGCGCCGGAGCGACGGCAGGTTCGTCATCACCGACTACAAGTCGGGAGGCAGCGGGTGGTACACGGACAAGGACCGTTTTCATGAGGGCCGGCTGGTCCAGCACCTCCTTTACATCCTCATGGTCGAAGCCCGCCTCAAGGAGACCCTGGCCCTGGCCCCGCAGGTGGCGGCGTTCCGCTTCCTGTTCCCCACATCCGCTGCCCAGGGTGAAGCTGTCCTCCTGGCCCGCGACGAGCTGACAGACAGGATGGATGTGCTGCACAGCCTGTGCGACCTGGCCGGGTCGGGGTGTTTTACACCAACGGACCATTCCAACGACTGCCGATGGTGCGACTACACTCTCATCTGCGGCGATACCGTTTTTCAGGCAAAAGGTATCGCCCGTAAACTGGATGGGGACGACGAAAGGCTCGATCCCCTGAGGAAACTTCGTGGGTACATCTAA
- a CDS encoding nitroreductase family protein translates to MGEDKGKLVPNNRVPDAAVNPMFLDRWSPRAFDPTPIPEEDIATLFEAARWAPSCFNDQPWMFVYGTSDQERETFLEILVEKNQQWARNAPVLAVLFARRTFAHNGRPNRWAGQDCGAAWVSLAFQARMLGLYAHGMAGFSQQRAYELLNVPEDQYEAMAAIAIGAYGNRDALPPEVKENEQPNDRKPLAEVVVKGKFTWERVSGG, encoded by the coding sequence ATGGGCGAAGATAAAGGCAAGCTCGTTCCCAACAACCGCGTTCCCGACGCAGCGGTGAACCCCATGTTCCTGGACCGGTGGTCACCCAGGGCCTTCGATCCCACCCCGATCCCGGAAGAGGACATCGCCACACTTTTCGAAGCCGCCCGATGGGCGCCATCGTGCTTTAACGACCAGCCGTGGATGTTCGTCTACGGGACCTCTGACCAGGAGAGGGAAACGTTTCTCGAGATCCTCGTGGAGAAAAATCAGCAGTGGGCCCGAAACGCCCCTGTCCTGGCCGTCCTCTTTGCCCGGCGCACCTTCGCTCACAACGGCCGGCCCAACCGGTGGGCGGGGCAGGACTGCGGGGCCGCCTGGGTGTCCCTGGCCTTTCAGGCCAGGATGCTGGGTCTTTACGCCCACGGCATGGCGGGGTTCAGCCAGCAAAGGGCCTACGAACTGCTCAACGTACCGGAAGATCAGTACGAAGCCATGGCCGCCATTGCCATCGGCGCTTACGGCAACCGGGACGCTCTGCCGCCCGAGGTGAAGGAGAATGAGCAACCAAACGACAGGAAACCGTTGGCTGAAGTTGTTGTGAAGGGAAAGTTCACATGGGAGAGGGTGAGCGGGGGGTAG
- the serS gene encoding serine--tRNA ligase: MLDMRFIRENLDFVTERLSTRGDQVNLAVFRKLDDLRRSLLLEVEGMKARRNSESAEIGKLKKQGLDTGERQEAVRSLGEEIKAVDDKAKDVIQHLNNLLLTFPNIPHESVPVGTDEKDNELVREWGKKPMLDFEPLAHWDLGEMLGIIDLPRAAKIAGARFSLLTGAGARLERALINFMLDLHTGEHGYREVLTPFMVQPPSMLATGQLPKFADDLFSVEGGEYYLVPTAEVPVTNIHREEILNESDLPIYYAAYSPCFRREAGSHGKDTRGIIRLHQFNKVELVKFTRPEDSYDELEALTRNAEEVLRRLGLHYRVVNLATGDLGFSAAKTYDLEVWLPGQEAYREISSCSNFEDFQARRAQIRFRPTEGKGISFVHTINGSGLAVGRCLVAILENYQQADGTIVVPEVLRPYMGGLEIITRND, encoded by the coding sequence ATGCTCGACATGCGGTTCATAAGGGAAAACCTGGATTTCGTCACTGAGCGCCTGTCTACGCGAGGCGATCAGGTGAACCTTGCTGTTTTCCGGAAGCTCGATGACCTGAGGCGTTCCCTTCTCCTTGAGGTGGAAGGGATGAAGGCCCGGCGCAACTCCGAGTCTGCAGAGATAGGGAAGCTGAAAAAGCAGGGCCTTGATACCGGTGAACGCCAGGAAGCTGTAAGGTCTTTGGGCGAGGAAATAAAGGCTGTCGACGACAAAGCAAAAGATGTGATCCAGCACCTGAACAACCTGCTGCTCACCTTCCCTAACATCCCTCACGAAAGCGTTCCGGTGGGAACGGACGAGAAGGACAATGAGCTTGTAAGGGAGTGGGGTAAGAAGCCGATGCTGGATTTTGAGCCCCTTGCCCACTGGGACCTTGGTGAGATGCTTGGTATCATCGATCTCCCCCGGGCGGCGAAAATAGCGGGGGCCCGATTTTCCCTTCTCACGGGAGCCGGAGCACGGCTGGAACGGGCGCTGATCAACTTCATGCTGGACCTGCACACCGGCGAGCATGGCTACAGGGAGGTCCTGACACCTTTCATGGTGCAGCCTCCCAGCATGTTGGCCACCGGACAACTTCCTAAATTCGCGGATGATCTTTTCAGTGTTGAGGGTGGAGAGTACTATCTAGTCCCCACGGCCGAGGTCCCTGTGACAAACATTCACCGGGAAGAGATCCTCAATGAGTCGGATCTGCCGATCTACTATGCGGCTTATAGCCCATGTTTCAGACGTGAAGCCGGTTCCCATGGCAAAGACACCAGGGGCATCATCAGGCTTCACCAGTTCAACAAGGTGGAGCTCGTAAAGTTCACCCGTCCGGAGGATTCCTACGACGAACTGGAAGCCCTCACGCGTAACGCAGAGGAGGTTCTCCGGAGGCTGGGGCTTCACTACCGCGTTGTGAACCTCGCGACCGGTGACCTGGGGTTTTCCGCGGCCAAGACTTACGATCTCGAAGTGTGGCTGCCGGGCCAGGAGGCTTACCGGGAGATCTCCTCGTGCAGTAACTTCGAGGACTTCCAGGCCAGGCGTGCACAGATCCGCTTCAGGCCCACCGAGGGAAAAGGCATCAGTTTCGTTCACACCATCAATGGGTCCGGGTTGGCCGTGGGCAGATGTCTTGTGGCGATCCTGGAGAATTACCAGCAGGCGGATGGGACGATTGTGGTACCGGAAGTGCTGCGACCGTATATGGGGGGACTTGAAATTATCACCCGAAACGACTAA
- a CDS encoding CapA family protein, with product MQRFFTLIILCFTLLPTLYPETAIADGQTRIAFVGDFLPAGSADPVIARHGYGRLFDGVRPIISNVDALILNLETPLSARGKAVKGKTYTFRGSPKTAEAMIQEKVKAVWLANNHILDFGVEALYDTMENLDRAGIAHAGAGRNVGQAAAPAVLELGGLKVSLLSFSNTFPDRYWARKNRPGTFFGAPGPVGRAVDRTIQTNGKPVVASFHWGAELMTEPKEYQVNLARLAIENGAALVVGHHPHIPQPIEVYRGVPILYSLGNFSFGSYSRRSRVGLMAVARFEEDGRCSLLEVYPLLVDNYEVNFSPQPITGLEGQRIFDPLVKGIDPGEASALWDGEKGVIVPITPSGRGGDGESGGEN from the coding sequence ATGCAACGGTTTTTTACTTTAATTATTCTGTGCTTTACCCTTCTGCCCACCTTATATCCGGAAACCGCCATCGCCGATGGTCAGACCCGGATCGCTTTTGTGGGAGACTTCCTTCCGGCGGGCAGCGCCGACCCGGTTATCGCCAGGCACGGGTATGGGCGCCTCTTCGATGGTGTACGACCCATCATATCTAATGTAGACGCCCTTATCCTCAACCTGGAAACCCCCCTGTCCGCCCGGGGAAAGGCTGTGAAAGGCAAAACCTACACCTTTCGGGGTTCCCCCAAAACAGCCGAAGCCATGATTCAGGAAAAGGTCAAGGCGGTGTGGCTGGCTAATAACCACATCCTGGATTTCGGAGTCGAGGCCCTTTACGACACCATGGAAAACCTGGATCGGGCCGGCATTGCCCACGCCGGAGCTGGGCGGAATGTGGGGCAAGCGGCAGCGCCGGCGGTTCTGGAGTTAGGGGGGCTCAAAGTATCCCTCCTCTCCTTTTCCAACACCTTCCCGGACAGGTACTGGGCTCGAAAAAACCGACCGGGAACCTTTTTCGGCGCCCCCGGCCCGGTGGGCAGAGCTGTGGACCGAACCATCCAGACCAACGGAAAGCCGGTGGTAGCTTCCTTTCACTGGGGCGCGGAGCTCATGACCGAGCCCAAGGAGTACCAGGTCAACCTGGCCCGCCTTGCCATTGAAAACGGCGCCGCCCTCGTGGTGGGTCACCATCCCCACATCCCCCAGCCCATTGAAGTGTATCGTGGTGTCCCCATCCTTTACAGCCTGGGCAACTTCTCCTTCGGCTCCTACAGCAGACGTTCCAGGGTCGGGCTCATGGCAGTGGCCCGGTTCGAAGAGGACGGCCGCTGCTCTCTCCTTGAGGTCTACCCTCTGCTTGTTGACAATTACGAGGTGAACTTCTCCCCCCAACCCATAACCGGGCTGGAAGGCCAGAGGATCTTCGATCCCCTGGTGAAGGGGATCGACCCGGGTGAGGCCTCGGCGCTGTGGGATGGGGAAAAGGGCGTGATCGTTCCGATCACACCGAGTGGGCGAGGGGGTGATGGGGAGAGTGGGGGTGAGAACTGA